ttcatatttttgtctaaattaatttgctttagaaaattattgaaatttagatgaaaaaaatttgggtcACACgaccaaaatttaatgtttaacgtCCCTCATaagcaacaagaaaaaatatttaattttttcgccttATTAATCTTAAGCTAGTACTTCACGCAATTGTTTACACGGATTGCAAATTAAGAAACTTAGACATAAGAAATTGCATATTTCTCGCACTTACATTTCATAAATACTTCAGGGGATTGTCAAgtattatttttggtttttgtatTGTTATTCAACTAGACATTCCTGCATCTCACTagccgaaaattattttaaccgaTCAACTATGGTTATTAAGTATATTATACTGCGGTCCATATAAACACATGATgaatgacataaaaaatattattcaaaaaaattattgttgttgtcataGTAGTAAATAGTTTATcggaataatatttatattcatgTTACGTTCCATGGCAGGTACCTAGAGTAATTATTTCGCACAAAATGTCTTGTATCTCACGTGCACGAAGATTGAACGGAGAAACAAAAGTGATTTCACTTGCAATGTCAACCTTGAATTTtgctcttattattattattatatacatcTTGAACGACTTAAGATAATCGGTTCGAATTACTTATCATTtgagtttttataaataaattatgaccGTGATTTTAGAAACTCCTCAAGGAATGTCCCTAGAACGAGACAGCGGttataataatgaattaaagtAGTGTgaaagaaaacataaaaaataaaactagttATTATGAAGATTTGTTTATAGTCTTGTATAACACTAAAAGAAAAGGGTAAATCTTTTTTGTTATGTGTCTGTCTAGTactttgattttcaaattcattaaCCTCTGTgcatttcaaacttttacaaattaattttaattgatattcaTTATATCAGGAGgttaatttacatatttttatttatgaaatatgcCGCATTAAGCCAAAATGCCGGaactcaattttattcaattgaaCTTTGGTAAATATTACATAATACGAAATTACAACTAAGATGcagttttaaaagaaaacagaaaaaaaataaaaatccttcaCAAGTGTTCTTTACttccttttattttactaaactACTGCAAACTTGTTCAACGAACATGTATACAATAatgtttgtttactttttttcgtggATGCAAAGACAAGAGACACTGGCGCAGAATATAAAACGCCgaaaaaaatcgtacaaaATTTACGTCACCTTGGAttgtgttgaaaaatttgcaataattacataaatttttattatcattgtaggagataataaaagttaagCATAAGCAAATGCGTAAACACGGCAAAAGAATTGTCGAAACTGGTCTGCTTTTacttttccaatttttgaCGATATGATGTTCTTAAAGGtgatcatgaaaatttttcgtataaataagttgatttaaattttagcaaaacatTAAGTAATATTCGTTACAACATTCAACATCATGGCATTCAAGGTATAGTTTTGCTATTATTCCatagaaaaatcaacaattttattaaattttgaatatttccaATAGTTTATCGTATTTGCTGCATGCGTTGCCTTTGCTAGCGCTGGATTATTGCCAGCTCAACCACTTCACTATTCATCTGCTGCTGATGTCAGCCATGTGTACAACTCTTACCATGCTCCCCAATTACTTCATCATGGCTCGTACAGCGATGGTCATTTGGCTCATGGaattcaacaacaaaacattttgAGAACACACAGTGGAACTATTTCTCAAATCTccaaacaaattatttcacCCCACTCTCATGTCAGCAAATTCGACACTCGCATCAATAACGATGGTCTCAAAACCATTGCTTATGCTGCTCCCGCAATTTCTCATGGATATGCTGCTCCTGCAATTTCTCATGGATATGCTGCTCCTGCAATTTCTCATGGATATGCTGCCCCAGCAATTTCTCATGGATATGCCCCAGCTCTTTCACATGGATATGCTCCAGCTCTTTCACATGGATATGCAAGCCAACCAATTGCCATCAAGAGTGCTCCTTTGATTGCTCACTCTGCTCCCTTGGCTGTTGCCCATCACCAACCAGCCTTGGCCTCACACGGATATGCTCAATCACATGGATATGGATATGGACATGGTCATGTATCCTATTCCTCCCCCATTGTTAACTATGGTTGGTAAATAACCAAAGATCATGTTATTTGTAatctttgaacaaaaaaataaagattaccTCTTGTGCAAtaacaaaaagttgttttaatgttattttgtttcgtcataacatttttgataaaaaaaaattatgaatttggtctaaaaaatgcaaaaacagGTTTTACAATATGTCCTAAgacttttctaaaaattagctTTTGAATTAGTTTGAAATTATTGATTCAAGAATTTAACAAAAGGCATTTTTACATTACAAGattcaatttaaacttaaaactgaataataatcttttaaatttaacaaaattttcaaagctttttttaaagaactgtCAGAATTAACATATTAAAATCtaactattaaaatttgtttagaataaaattaaaaaataaatgaaatttaaacatgtacaaaaaaactaaaagtcaAATGAAGAGTGAGAAATGAAGTTGAGCTTAAAAGACTTTATTTAATTCCATTTGTGTATTTTCTatcttaaaaatgttaaaattatttcattttctttattGAATCACagctttttatttagtttaatttattaactatTCTTTGATTCTTTTCTAGTTCCCTCTTTATTtaatagcatttttttttgtaaattttcttaaaattttaactgctCTTCTGTGTggcaacattaaatttaacgatttttttaaagaaaaatttttgaaatacttcaTCGGTGGCGTGTCGAGTAGGTACAGTATTGAATGTCTTTCTGTCAACTAATCATCAAACTTACGGCCACGTAATGCCAGAGCAAAAGCAttcgttgtttttatttaattttatataaaaaatgttaaaaatttactttactaACCTACAAATAGTAATATTTATAAGTTTAACTATCATCCTAGTATCAAAGTTCGTAACTGGCGTTAGAAAATACACAAGAGAAGATGTGATAAAATTTAGGTAAATTCG
The sequence above is drawn from the Culicoides brevitarsis isolate CSIRO-B50_1 chromosome 1, AGI_CSIRO_Cbre_v1, whole genome shotgun sequence genome and encodes:
- the LOC134837456 gene encoding pupal cuticle protein C1B-like, with protein sequence MAFKFIVFAACVAFASAGLLPAQPLHYSSAADVSHVYNSYHAPQLLHHGSYSDGHLAHGIQQQNILRTHSGTISQISKQIISPHSHVSKFDTRINNDGLKTIAYAAPAISHGYAAPAISHGYAAPAISHGYAAPAISHGYAPALSHGYAPALSHGYASQPIAIKSAPLIAHSAPLAVAHHQPALASHGYAQSHGYGYGHGHVSYSSPIVNYGW